A stretch of the Chanos chanos chromosome 1, fChaCha1.1, whole genome shotgun sequence genome encodes the following:
- the LOC115804659 gene encoding uncharacterized protein LOC115804659, translated as MEKLGTKQRVIIALCLVMIIIIPRLMHRATEEFSTKYHIHSKINESNTSITLIEGSPHFMVSAFFDHRETETIRIISIIKRDSLKPLYCVYCNTQKYCQVGKADVDTHSDHFGFPFVASDVLCRGKYIHDATHITISTTSVISGNHSKVFLPVRNRQKTDWFRYDFTVCISNLFGKYNNVLQFAQTMEMYKLLGVQRVVIYNTSCGPDLEKLLQHYRREGILEVVQWPINQFLNPSPGWNFEEHKGDLHYYGQLVTLNECIYRNMYQSKYVLLNDIDEIIMPYKYTSLPQLMEILQKEQPGAGVFLIENHIFPKTQFEDSGKFKRLKWNNLPGINILEHIYREPDRKNVYNPTKMIVIPRNVVQTSVHTTLKHYGEVFKVPFDVCRIVHVRVPLQGSLTKEQLFEDKRLWEFEGDLVPNVDDALQKSSLLKI; from the coding sequence ATGGAAAAACTGGGAACAAAGCAACGTGTCATAATTGCACTATGTCTTgtcatgattattattattcctcGTCTGATGCACAGAGCAACTGAAGAATTTTCAACCAAATATCACATACATAGCAAAATCAATGAGAGTAATACATCTATAACCCTGATTGAAGGCTCCCCGCATTTCATGGTTTCTGCTTTCTTTGatcatagagagacagagactatTCGAATAATTAGCATCATTAAGAGGGACAGTCTGAAGCCACTTTACTGCGtttactgtaacacacaaaaatactgcCAGGTTGGTAAGGCAGACGTTGACACTCACAGTGATCATTTCGGCTTCCCATTTGTTGCTTCAGATGTGTTGTGTCGAGGCAAGTACATCCATGATGCCACACATATCACAATCTCAACCACTTCAGTAATTTCAGGCAACCACAGTAAAGTTTTTCTGCCTGTCAGGAATAGGCAGAAGACAGACTGGTTCCGTTACGACTTCACTGTCTGCATCTCTAACCTCTTTGGGAAGTACAACAATGTTCTCCAGTTTGCCCAAACCATGGAGATGTACAAGCTCCTAGGGGTGCAGCGAGTGGTCATCTACAACACTAGTTGTGGTCCAGATTTGGAGAAGCTACTGCAGCACTACAGACGAGAGGGTATTCTTGAGGTTGTGCAGTGGCCCATTAACCAGTTCCTAAACCCTTCTCCGGGATGGAACTTCGAGGAGCACAAGGGGGACCTCCATTACTATGGTCAGTTGGTCACTCTTAATGAATGTATTTACAGAAACATGTACCAATCCAAGTATGTTCTCCTGAATGACATTGATGAGATTATTATGCCTTACAAATACACCAGTCTTCCACAACTGATGGAGATCCTACAAAAAGAGCAACCAGGAGCAGGTGTCTTTCTCATTGAGAACCATATCTTCCCCAAAACTCAATTTGAGGACAGTGGTAAATTCAAGCGTCTGAAGTGGAATAACCTACCAGGAATCAATATCCTTGAACACATCTACAGAGAGCCTGACAGGAAAAATGTTTACAACCCTACAAAAATGATTGTCATTCCAAGAAACGTGGTTCAGACATCGGTTCACACTACACTCAAACATTATGGAGAGGTTTTCAAGGTCCCATTTGATGTATGTCGGATTGTGCACGTTCGCGTGCCTCTGCAAGGGAGCCTAACTAAAGAACAACTTTTTGAGGACAAGAGGTTGTGGGAGTTTGAGGGGGATCTCGTTCCAAACGTGGATGATGCACTGCAAAAGTCAAGTTTGCTGAAAATCTGA